In a single window of the Lagenorhynchus albirostris chromosome 19, mLagAlb1.1, whole genome shotgun sequence genome:
- the APLP1 gene encoding amyloid beta precursor like protein 1 isoform X4 — MEAAPGSAQVAGLCGRPTLHRDLRTGRWEPDPQLSRRCLRDPQRVLEYCRQMYPELQIARVEQATQAIPMEQWCGDARGGRCAHPHHQVVPFRCLEGEFVSEALLVPEGCRFLHQERMDQCESSTRRRQEAQEACSSQGLILHGSGMLLPCGADRFRGVEYVCCPPPVTPNPSGTAVGDPSTRSWPPGGRVEGGEDEEEEESFLQPVDDYFVEPPRAEEEEEEERVPPSSSHPPAGVSKVTPTPRPTDGVDVYFGMPGEISEHEGFLRAKMDLEERRMRQINEVMREWAMADNQSKNLPKADRQALNEHFQSILQTLEEQVSGERQRLVETHATRVTALINDQRRAALEGFLAALQEDPPQPERVLLALRRYLRAERKEQRHTLRHYQHVAAVDPEKAQQTRLQVQTHLQVIEERMNQSLGLLDQNPRLAQELRPQIQELLHSEHLGPSELEVPAPGGSNEDKGGLQPLDSKDDTPMALPKGSTEQDAASSEKEKMSPLEQYERKVNVSVPRGFPFHSSEIQRDELAPAGTGMSREAVSGLLIMGAGGGSLIILSMLLLRRKKPYGAISHGVVEVDPMLTLEEQQLRELQRHGYENPTYRFLEERP, encoded by the exons ATGTACCCGGAGCTGCAGATTGCACGTGTGGAACAGGCGACACAGGCCATCCCCATGGAACAATGGTGCGGGGATGCCCGAGGTGGCCGCTgtgcccacccccaccaccagGTTGTGCCTTTCCGCTGCCTGG AGGGTGAATTTGTGAGTGAGGCCCTGCTGGTGCCTGAAGGCTGCCGGTTCCTGCACCAGGAGCGCATGGACCAGTGCGAGAGTTCAACCCGGAGGCGTCAGGAGGCACAGGAG GCCTGCAGCTCCCAGGGCCTCATCCTGCATGGCTCGGGCATGCTTTTGCCCTGTGGCGCGGATCGGTTCCGAGGTGTGGAGTATGTGTGCTGCCCCCCTCCAGTGACCCCCAACCCGTCTGGGACAGCAGTTGG GGATCCTTCCACTCGGTCATGGCCCCCCGGGGGCAGAGTTGAGGGGGGTGaggatgaggaagaggaggaatccTTCCTACAGCCAGTAGATGATTACTTTGTGGAGCCCCCACGggctgaggaggaagaagaggaggaaagagtcCCACCCTCAAGCTCCCATCCCCCTGCAGGGGTCAGCAAAG TGACTCCCACCCCGAGACCCACGGATGGTGTGGACGTGTACTTTGGCATGCCTGGAGAAATCAGCGAGCACGAGGGGTTCCTGCGGGCCAAGATGGATCTGGAAGAGCGCAGGATGCGTCAGATTAACGAG GTGATGCGTGAATGGGCCATGGCGGACAACCAGTCCAAGAACCTGCCTAAAGCCGACAGACAGGCCCTGAATGAG CACTTCCAGTCCATTCTGCAGACCCTGGAGGAGCAGGTGTCTGGTGAGCGACAGCGCCTGGTGGAGACCCATGCCACCCGAGTCACTGCCCTTATCAACGACCAGCGCCGGGCTGCCTTGGAAGGTTTCCTGGCGGCACTGCAGGAGGATCCGCCTCAG CCAGAGCGCGTCCTGCTGGCCCTGCGGCGCTACCTGCGAGCAGAACGGAAGGAGCAAAGGCACACGCTGAGGCACTACCAGCACGTGGCTGCCGTGGACCCCGAGAAGGCCCAGCAGACGCGCCTCCAG GTGCAGACTCACCTTCAAGTAATCGAGGAAAGGATGAATCAGAGCCTGGGGCTGCTTGACCAGAACCCCCGCCTGGCTCAGGAGCTGCGGCCCCAGATCC AGGAGCTCCTCCACTCTGAACACCTGGGCCCCAGTGAATTGGAAGTCCCTGCCCCGGGGGGCAGCAATGAGGACAAGGGTGGGCTGCAGCCCCTGGATTCCAAGGATG ACACCCCCATGGCCCTTCCAAAAG GGTCCACAGAACAAGATGCTGCATCCTCTGAGAAAGAGAAGATGTCCCCCCTGGAGCAGTATGAACGAAAG GTGAATGTGTCTGTTCCAAGGGGTTTTCCTTTCCACTCATCGGAGATTCAGAGAGATGAGCTG GCACCAGCTGGAACAGGCATGTCCCGAGAGGCTGTGTCTGGTCTGCTGATCATGGGAGCGGGTGGTGGCTCCCTGATCATCCTCTCCATGCTGCTCTTGCGCAGGAAGAAACCCTACGGGGCTATCAGCCATGGAGTGGTGGAG GTGGACCCCATGCTGACCCTGGAGGAGCAGCAGCTGCGTGAACTGCAGCGTCACGGCTATGAGAACCCCACCTACCGCTTCCTGGAGGAACGACCCTGA